A part of Saliniradius amylolyticus genomic DNA contains:
- the ansA gene encoding asparaginase → MKKNIYVAYTGGTIGMHPSDKGYVCVPGFLSQTLSKMPEFHRPEMPQFTIHEYDQLIDSSDMSPNDWQQIAEDIRANYDQYDGFIILHGTDTMAYTASALSFMLEDLSKPVIVTGSQIPLAELRSDGQVNLLNALYLAANYPIAEVSLFFNNQLFRGNRSRKIHADGFDAFASPNFPPLIEAGINIELRQGKLSQPSNKPLHVRSVTPQPIGVITLYPGISAEVVRNTLQQPVKALILLSYGVGNAPQNKALLDELAYARDNGIVVLNCTQCLKGKVNMAGYATGNALAQVGVVSGSDMTLEAALAKLHYLLSQDLSVDEIKNALKQNLRGEVTE, encoded by the coding sequence GTGAAAAAGAATATTTACGTGGCCTACACCGGCGGCACCATAGGCATGCATCCTTCCGATAAAGGCTATGTCTGTGTGCCCGGCTTCCTGAGTCAGACATTAAGCAAAATGCCCGAGTTCCATCGCCCGGAAATGCCTCAGTTCACCATCCACGAATACGACCAGTTGATCGACTCATCGGATATGAGCCCCAACGACTGGCAGCAGATCGCCGAGGACATTCGAGCTAATTACGACCAATACGACGGTTTTATTATCCTGCACGGCACCGACACCATGGCGTATACCGCCTCGGCCCTGTCCTTTATGCTGGAGGACTTATCCAAGCCTGTGATTGTGACCGGCTCCCAGATCCCACTGGCCGAGCTGCGCAGCGACGGTCAGGTGAACCTGTTAAACGCCCTGTATCTGGCCGCCAACTACCCCATTGCCGAAGTCAGCCTGTTTTTTAATAACCAGCTGTTTCGCGGGAATCGCAGCCGTAAGATCCACGCCGACGGTTTTGACGCCTTCGCCTCCCCAAACTTCCCGCCGCTGATCGAAGCGGGGATCAACATCGAACTGCGTCAGGGCAAACTCAGCCAGCCCAGCAACAAACCATTGCATGTACGCTCAGTCACTCCGCAGCCAATTGGCGTGATCACCCTATATCCCGGAATCAGCGCCGAAGTGGTAAGAAACACCCTGCAACAGCCGGTAAAAGCGTTGATATTGCTAAGCTACGGTGTGGGCAACGCCCCTCAGAACAAGGCCCTTTTGGATGAACTGGCCTACGCCAGAGACAACGGCATCGTCGTGCTTAACTGCACCCAGTGTTTAAAAGGCAAGGTCAACATGGCCGGCTACGCCACCGGCAACGCCCTGGCCCAGGTCGGCGTAGTCTCCGGCAGCGATATGACCCTGGAAGCCGCC
- the uvrY gene encoding UvrY/SirA/GacA family response regulator transcription factor yields MINIFLVDDHDIVRFGIRSLLDKEKDIKVVGEADNGEDAVKQCRALEPDMVLMDLDMPGLGGMEATKRILHHCPDTRVLFLSMHKDNALPAKVMETGAWGYITKDAGPQQMLQAIFKVHSGQKFLTPEMAQQIAISRCGGDSQNPFEKLSQREMEIMLMLTRGERVLDIAAKFNVTPKTVNTHRYRMFDKLGVSGDVELTRLAIKHNVISSDI; encoded by the coding sequence TTGATTAACATTTTTTTAGTGGATGACCACGATATTGTTCGCTTTGGCATTCGCTCACTGCTGGATAAAGAAAAAGACATTAAAGTGGTGGGTGAGGCCGACAACGGCGAAGATGCGGTAAAACAATGTAGGGCATTAGAACCGGATATGGTGTTGATGGACCTGGATATGCCAGGGTTGGGTGGTATGGAGGCCACAAAACGCATTCTGCACCATTGCCCGGATACCCGAGTGCTTTTCTTGTCTATGCACAAGGATAATGCCTTGCCTGCCAAAGTGATGGAAACCGGTGCGTGGGGGTATATCACCAAGGACGCCGGGCCTCAGCAGATGTTGCAGGCCATTTTCAAAGTTCATTCAGGCCAGAAATTTCTGACGCCCGAAATGGCGCAGCAAATTGCCATTAGTCGCTGTGGCGGTGACAGCCAGAATCCCTTTGAAAAGCTCTCCCAGAGAGAGATGGAGATTATGCTGATGCTGACGCGGGGCGAGCGGGTGCTGGATATTGCTGCTAAGTTCAATGTCACGCCCAAAACCGTGAATACTCACAGATACCGGATGTTTGATAAGTTAGGGGTCTCCGGCGATGTGGAACTGACCCGGCTGGCCATCAAACACAACGTGATCAGCTCCGATATTTAA
- the uvrC gene encoding excinuclease ABC subunit UvrC, whose protein sequence is MSQTSAFNHKAFLKHLTEQPGVYRMYNAAGEVIYVGKAKNLKRRVASYFRTNVGSVKTESLVKQIADMDVTVTHSEAEAFILENNYIKKYKPRYNILLRDDKSYPYIVLTDHQHPRLTMHRGSRKLKGEYFGPYPSAWSVRESLRTMQKLFPVRQCQDSYYQARTRPCLQYQLKRCAGPCVKGLVTDEEYQQQVDLARKFLKGKSSEVIDELVNRMEAASQELRFEAAARYRDQISAMRKVQEQQWVSGDQPEMDVFGIASAPGLACIQGFFIRDNKLLGNKSFFPKVPADSSPEEIFQAFLLQFYLAGNKSIPKQIVVPVPLQEQDTIASLLAEQAGHSVSFYRGARDERRRYLQLANTNAQTALESRQNSQKSVVARYQELEQTLELESPVQRMECFDISHTSGQQTVASCVVFNREGPFKADYRRYNIEGITPGDDYAAMAQALRRRYRNVKDDSKIPDILLIDGGKGQLAQAEAQFEDWPHDKMPLLIGVAKGTSRKPGLETLILAGNHATIPLPADSIALHLIQHIRDEAHRFAISGHRQRRQKAKTKSRLESIPGVGAKRRQVMLKYLGGMQEVLNASTSELAKVPGISQALAEAIYEHLHQ, encoded by the coding sequence ATGAGCCAAACCTCTGCCTTTAACCACAAGGCTTTCTTGAAACACCTGACCGAACAGCCCGGCGTGTACCGTATGTACAACGCCGCCGGTGAGGTGATCTATGTGGGTAAGGCCAAGAACCTCAAACGGCGTGTGGCCAGTTATTTTCGTACTAACGTGGGCAGCGTTAAAACCGAGTCTCTGGTAAAACAGATTGCCGATATGGATGTAACGGTGACCCATTCGGAAGCCGAAGCCTTTATCCTCGAAAATAATTACATCAAGAAGTATAAGCCCCGGTATAACATTCTGCTGAGGGATGATAAGTCGTACCCTTATATTGTGCTTACCGATCATCAACATCCGCGGCTCACAATGCACCGCGGCTCGCGCAAGCTCAAAGGCGAGTATTTTGGCCCTTACCCCAGTGCCTGGTCGGTCCGCGAAAGCCTGCGTACCATGCAGAAATTGTTTCCGGTACGTCAGTGTCAGGACAGTTACTATCAGGCCCGCACCCGGCCTTGCTTACAGTATCAGTTAAAACGCTGTGCCGGACCTTGCGTGAAGGGGCTGGTTACTGATGAAGAGTATCAGCAGCAGGTGGACCTGGCACGCAAGTTTCTGAAGGGTAAGAGCAGCGAGGTGATTGATGAGCTGGTAAACCGAATGGAAGCGGCCAGCCAAGAGTTGCGCTTTGAGGCAGCAGCACGCTATCGGGACCAGATTTCTGCCATGCGCAAGGTGCAGGAACAGCAGTGGGTCAGTGGTGATCAGCCGGAGATGGATGTGTTTGGTATCGCCTCCGCTCCCGGTCTTGCCTGTATTCAGGGCTTTTTTATTCGTGATAATAAGTTGTTGGGTAACAAAAGCTTTTTCCCAAAGGTACCGGCAGACTCCTCGCCGGAAGAGATCTTCCAGGCGTTCTTGTTGCAGTTTTACCTGGCGGGCAATAAGTCCATTCCCAAACAAATTGTGGTGCCGGTGCCTTTGCAAGAGCAGGACACCATCGCATCGTTGCTGGCTGAGCAGGCCGGGCACTCGGTGAGTTTTTACCGTGGCGCGCGGGACGAGCGACGCCGCTATCTGCAACTGGCGAATACCAATGCCCAGACGGCGCTGGAGTCGCGTCAGAACAGTCAAAAGTCCGTTGTGGCGCGGTATCAGGAGCTGGAGCAGACGCTGGAGCTGGAGTCACCTGTTCAGCGTATGGAATGCTTTGACATCAGCCATACCTCCGGCCAACAGACGGTGGCTTCCTGTGTGGTATTTAATCGGGAGGGGCCGTTTAAGGCCGATTACCGACGCTATAACATTGAGGGTATTACACCTGGCGACGACTATGCCGCCATGGCTCAGGCGTTGCGCCGCCGTTATCGCAATGTAAAGGACGACAGTAAGATTCCGGATATTTTGCTTATCGACGGCGGTAAAGGGCAGCTGGCTCAGGCCGAGGCCCAGTTTGAGGATTGGCCTCATGACAAAATGCCACTACTTATCGGTGTTGCCAAAGGCACCAGCCGAAAACCCGGCCTTGAAACTCTCATCTTGGCCGGAAATCATGCTACTATCCCGCTGCCTGCAGATTCGATAGCGTTGCATTTAATTCAGCATATCCGCGACGAAGCCCATCGCTTTGCCATCAGCGGTCACCGGCAACGCCGGCAGAAAGCCAAAACTAAGTCCCGGCTGGAGTCTATTCCCGGAGTGGGCGCGAAGCGCCGTCAGGTGATGCTGAAGTACCTGGGCGGAATGCAGGAGGTGCTAAATGCCAGCACCAGCGAATTGGCCAAGGTGCCGGGTATCAGTCAGGCGCTGGCCGAAGCCATTTACGAACATTTACATCAATAA
- the pgsA gene encoding CDP-diacylglycerol--glycerol-3-phosphate 3-phosphatidyltransferase, producing the protein MWTVPNILTLLRVLLVPVFVVVYFLDWRWAHQAGAFIFWFAAITDWFDGYLARRLGQFTPFGAFLDPVADKLIVGAALIMVAHTYDSLWVTIPAILLMSRELFISALREWMAESGQKEMVKVSFIGKAKTMAQMLALIGLLSELETFMGVTIYWVTLGHILLWLATALSVWSMAIYLMAAWKFLLVKSDA; encoded by the coding sequence ATGTGGACAGTACCGAACATTCTTACCCTTCTCCGAGTGCTGCTGGTACCGGTTTTTGTCGTCGTTTATTTCCTGGATTGGCGCTGGGCCCATCAGGCCGGGGCCTTTATCTTCTGGTTTGCGGCGATCACCGATTGGTTTGATGGTTATCTGGCCCGTCGCTTGGGGCAATTTACGCCCTTTGGGGCCTTTTTGGATCCGGTAGCGGACAAGTTGATCGTAGGGGCTGCCCTGATAATGGTGGCTCATACTTACGACAGCCTGTGGGTGACGATCCCAGCTATCTTATTAATGTCGCGAGAGCTGTTTATTTCCGCTCTCAGAGAGTGGATGGCTGAGTCAGGGCAAAAGGAGATGGTTAAGGTTTCCTTTATCGGCAAAGCCAAGACGATGGCTCAGATGCTGGCGCTTATCGGCTTGCTGTCGGAGTTGGAGACCTTTATGGGGGTCACCATTTATTGGGTCACGCTGGGGCATATTTTGCTGTGGTTGGCGACGGCGTTATCGGTATGGTCTATGGCGATCTACCTGATGGCGGCCTGGAAGTTTTTACTGGTCAAAAGCGACGCCTAA